A section of the Catalinimonas alkaloidigena genome encodes:
- a CDS encoding SDR family NAD(P)-dependent oxidoreductase, whose product METHKKVWLVTGSGNGLGRNIVEAALQAGHAVVATARNTKQLDDLSVQYGSQILIAELDVTDESQAKEVVKLAFDTFGHIDVLVNNAGYGDNRPFEQVPAEEFRKLVETCFFGVVTLTREVLPLMRQQRSGHIIQISSGGGRMATAGNAAYHASKWAIGGFTEGLAQETATFNVKVTALEPGGMRTNWGKRAFKNTIELLPEYEPTIGATIKYLETYWGHENSDPNKVAQIILKISEADQVPPHILIGSDAYTLAKEASEKRWQDAEQWKEVSEYADFESHMVLPDFLKK is encoded by the coding sequence ATGGAAACGCACAAGAAAGTATGGTTGGTTACAGGTAGTGGTAACGGCCTAGGAAGGAATATCGTTGAAGCTGCCTTACAGGCGGGACATGCTGTAGTAGCTACAGCCAGAAACACGAAGCAATTGGATGATCTGTCGGTGCAATACGGCAGTCAAATTCTGATTGCGGAACTGGACGTAACCGATGAAAGTCAGGCTAAGGAAGTTGTGAAGTTAGCATTCGATACGTTTGGCCACATTGATGTTTTGGTAAACAACGCAGGCTATGGGGACAACAGACCTTTTGAGCAAGTGCCCGCTGAAGAATTCAGAAAATTGGTGGAAACATGCTTCTTTGGTGTGGTGACACTGACGCGTGAAGTATTGCCGCTGATGCGCCAGCAACGCAGCGGCCATATCATTCAGATTTCCTCTGGCGGCGGACGCATGGCCACTGCCGGTAATGCAGCCTATCATGCTTCAAAATGGGCCATTGGAGGTTTTACGGAAGGGCTGGCGCAAGAAACAGCCACGTTCAACGTAAAGGTAACCGCTTTGGAGCCAGGTGGCATGAGAACGAACTGGGGCAAACGTGCCTTCAAGAACACAATTGAGTTACTACCCGAATACGAACCTACCATCGGAGCGACAATCAAGTACCTTGAAACTTACTGGGGCCACGAAAATAGCGACCCCAATAAAGTTGCTCAGATCATCCTTAAAATCAGTGAGGCTGACCAGGTTCCCCCTCATATTCTGATCGGGAGCGATGCCTATACATTGGCAAAAGAAGCAAGTGAGAAAAGATGGCAGGATGCCGAACAATGGAAAGAGGTCAGTGAATATGCTGATTTCGAAAGCCACATGGTGCTGCCCGATTTTCTAAAAAAATAG
- a CDS encoding MBL fold metallo-hydrolase: protein MDLTEQITNPGYVKMQLGKLEVFVLTDGFSDVSPIQPFFAPKASPEAVSTLLANHFLTTDKITLAGNVMLIKSPDRTVLIDTGSGHRISPTAGKLFHHLVSTGLTPDHITDVVFTHAHPDHIGGIVDEEGNLVFSKAEFHIASAEYTFWNSEEPDFSNGTKNAIADFEIQFAREHLKLIRSHIRFYDFQDTLFGFLELHAAPGHTPGHTIIRIFSEEEELLHIADAFQHILLVEHPEWGNQIDSDFSLAVETRLSILEKLAASRQLFFGDHLPYPGLGYIKKENARYYYVPKDFYTI from the coding sequence ATGGACTTGACAGAACAAATCACCAATCCCGGTTACGTCAAAATGCAACTGGGCAAGTTAGAAGTGTTTGTATTGACAGACGGCTTCTCTGACGTTTCACCGATACAGCCTTTCTTCGCCCCAAAGGCCAGCCCTGAGGCGGTTTCAACTTTGTTAGCGAATCATTTCCTTACTACGGATAAAATCACGTTGGCCGGCAACGTCATGCTCATCAAATCACCCGACAGGACAGTACTGATCGACACAGGTAGCGGGCACCGAATTTCACCAACGGCCGGGAAATTATTCCACCATCTCGTCAGTACCGGCTTAACCCCCGACCATATCACCGACGTCGTCTTCACCCACGCACATCCGGACCACATTGGGGGAATCGTTGATGAAGAAGGCAATTTGGTCTTCTCCAAAGCCGAATTTCACATAGCCAGTGCGGAGTATACTTTTTGGAACTCAGAAGAGCCTGATTTTTCTAACGGCACTAAAAATGCAATTGCCGATTTCGAAATACAGTTTGCCAGGGAGCATTTGAAATTGATTCGCAGTCACATCAGGTTTTATGATTTTCAGGACACACTTTTTGGGTTTCTTGAACTTCACGCTGCGCCAGGCCATACACCGGGCCATACCATCATCAGAATTTTCTCTGAAGAGGAAGAATTACTTCACATCGCCGATGCATTCCAGCATATTCTGTTAGTAGAGCATCCCGAGTGGGGCAATCAGATCGACTCTGATTTTAGCCTTGCAGTAGAAACACGCCTCTCTATTCTGGAAAAGCTTGCTGCATCGAGACAGTTATTTTTTGGCGATCATCTGCCTTATCCTGGTTTAGGCTACATCAAGAAAGAAAACGCCCGGTACTATTACGTCCCAAAAGATTTTTATACCATCTGA
- a CDS encoding winged helix-turn-helix transcriptional regulator, with protein sequence MAKAAEIEQKACQEIMLPITDALEILKGKWKLPIIVSLSFGSKRFREISREIPGITDKVLSKELKELETNCLITRTVHDTFPPTVAYEITEHGLSLEKVIMSLKDWGVEHRKKIIGT encoded by the coding sequence ATGGCAAAAGCAGCAGAAATTGAGCAAAAAGCGTGTCAGGAAATTATGCTTCCTATAACAGATGCGCTGGAAATTCTAAAAGGGAAGTGGAAACTACCGATCATTGTTTCTCTCTCATTCGGCAGTAAGCGGTTTCGGGAAATTTCAAGAGAAATTCCCGGAATTACCGATAAGGTCTTATCCAAAGAGCTAAAGGAGTTGGAAACGAATTGCCTGATTACCCGAACCGTTCATGACACGTTTCCTCCTACCGTAGCGTACGAAATAACTGAGCATGGTTTATCACTGGAGAAAGTGATCATGTCACTAAAAGACTGGGGCGTAGAGCATCGGAAAAAAATTATAGGAACTTGA
- a CDS encoding SusC/RagA family TonB-linked outer membrane protein: protein MHYIYLSRHLRMIMCLVVFLGAPGLLWAQGRTISGTIIDAADNSGVPGVNILVKGTSTGTITDVNGKYTLQIPANSTTLVISSVGYLTQEVEINNRSTIDVAMESDIAQLSEVVVTGYTTEDRREVTGAVATVKSKELVAVPSGNVEQQLQGRVSGVTVITNGQPGTTSVVRLRGFGAFGGNEPLYVVDGVPVGSTNFLNPDDIETTTVLKDAPSASIYGARAANGVIVYTTKKGYDGKMRVTYDGVVGVTTPGKVDNILSPQEQADWIWQAKRNTARQLGYPVGSDKYNALFVSDQFGSDPAGPVLPDYLLVGDRTGVVGEIDLNAERAKYNNDPSRGSLYLVMPADKSGTNWWNALTRPAILNRHTLGFSGGSDRSKYYVSLSMQNQDGVLIYQNFQRYVLRLNTEQTLFKGVRFGQNLQGTYLSARGLVGSNGGRGAAGEENNYLDAFRMPSIIPVYDAFGGYAGTQAKGFNNPRNPVGIRDRNVANDRNFSFGAFGNFYAEADIFKGLKIRSSFGGGLSMNYFYDYNFPTYENSENLGTYTYGEGAGYNANWVFTNTASYERDFGAHSLNLLAGVESLNTGIGRNMNANGQEPFSRDPNYVSITTTGNNTAFSSYYRGVNFFSVFGQAKYTFNDKYILNGVLRRDGSSRFGAENRYGIFPAVSAAWRVSSEDFMAGVPFVTDLKLRGGYGLMGNSNNVDPNNQYSLFAATLNSSFYDITGGNAAPTEGFYRSRIGNPAAKWETSETSNIGIDGSFFGGKLDVVFDLWRKDTRDLLYSLRTPSVIGPAANDPAINIAKMRNQGLDIELTTRGNYSADFNYEVKLTGSFLHNEIIALAPGVEYFDAATLRNITPVRNQVGYSLSAFYGYQVLGLFQNQAEIDAAPVQDGVVRSQDATEENPAQGTGRFRYADINGDGKITVDDRTYLGSPVPKFNGGINLVLGYKDFELTAFLQTFLGVKIYNFSKWYNNFYPSFTGTAYSTAVKESFTFENGGNTVPIFEDVSNFSTNTQSNSFYIESGNYARLTNLQLAYKVPNSVVGRYGFDRARLYVQATNLFTITNYSGLDPGVAGAADTQLGIDVGNPPITRGYNIGLNLTF, encoded by the coding sequence ATGCATTACATCTACTTATCACGCCACCTACGCATGATTATGTGCCTGGTGGTATTCCTGGGGGCTCCGGGACTCTTGTGGGCCCAGGGAAGAACCATTTCCGGCACCATCATCGATGCCGCTGATAACTCCGGCGTGCCCGGCGTTAACATTCTGGTGAAGGGTACGTCTACCGGTACCATCACCGACGTAAACGGGAAGTACACCCTTCAGATCCCGGCCAACTCTACTACGCTGGTCATTTCTTCGGTAGGGTACCTGACACAAGAAGTGGAGATCAACAACCGCTCGACGATCGATGTCGCCATGGAGTCGGACATCGCGCAACTGAGCGAAGTGGTCGTCACAGGGTACACCACCGAAGATCGCCGCGAAGTGACCGGGGCCGTTGCGACCGTAAAATCGAAAGAACTGGTCGCGGTTCCGTCCGGTAACGTCGAGCAGCAGCTGCAAGGTCGTGTCTCGGGGGTAACCGTCATCACCAACGGTCAGCCCGGTACCACCAGCGTCGTTCGTCTGCGGGGCTTTGGCGCATTTGGTGGTAACGAGCCTCTGTACGTAGTCGATGGAGTTCCTGTAGGGTCTACCAACTTCCTGAACCCCGATGACATCGAGACAACTACGGTTCTGAAAGATGCGCCTTCGGCTTCGATTTACGGAGCGCGTGCTGCCAACGGGGTTATTGTCTACACCACCAAGAAAGGCTACGATGGCAAGATGCGCGTCACCTACGACGGGGTGGTTGGGGTCACTACACCGGGTAAAGTCGACAACATTCTCAGCCCGCAGGAGCAAGCGGACTGGATCTGGCAGGCAAAGCGCAACACCGCGCGTCAGCTGGGCTATCCAGTCGGATCGGACAAATACAACGCGCTGTTCGTAAGTGACCAGTTCGGGAGCGATCCGGCCGGTCCGGTGTTGCCTGACTACCTTCTGGTGGGCGACAGAACGGGCGTAGTCGGTGAGATTGACCTGAATGCAGAGCGCGCCAAATACAACAACGACCCCAGCCGAGGTTCGTTGTACCTCGTCATGCCGGCCGACAAATCCGGTACTAACTGGTGGAACGCCCTGACGCGCCCTGCCATCCTGAATCGTCACACGCTGGGTTTCTCGGGCGGAAGCGATCGTAGCAAATACTACGTTAGCCTGAGCATGCAAAACCAGGACGGGGTGCTCATCTATCAAAATTTCCAGCGTTACGTGCTGCGCCTGAACACCGAGCAAACCTTATTCAAAGGCGTTCGCTTCGGGCAGAACCTGCAGGGAACCTATCTCTCGGCTCGCGGTCTGGTGGGTAGCAACGGCGGACGTGGTGCAGCCGGTGAAGAAAACAACTACCTGGATGCCTTCCGGATGCCTTCTATCATTCCGGTATACGATGCCTTCGGCGGCTACGCCGGAACGCAGGCCAAAGGCTTCAACAACCCTCGGAACCCGGTGGGGATTCGGGATCGGAACGTGGCCAACGACCGGAACTTCAGCTTTGGGGCGTTCGGTAACTTCTACGCAGAAGCCGATATCTTCAAAGGCTTAAAAATCCGCAGTAGCTTCGGTGGCGGACTAAGCATGAACTACTTCTACGATTACAACTTCCCCACTTACGAGAACTCAGAAAACCTGGGTACTTATACCTACGGAGAAGGCGCGGGCTACAATGCGAACTGGGTGTTTACCAACACTGCCAGCTACGAGCGCGATTTCGGCGCACATTCGTTGAACCTGTTGGCCGGTGTCGAATCCCTCAACACCGGGATCGGACGCAACATGAACGCCAACGGACAAGAGCCGTTCTCGCGCGATCCTAACTACGTCAGCATCACGACCACCGGGAATAACACTGCATTCAGTAGCTATTACCGGGGCGTTAACTTCTTCTCGGTATTCGGACAGGCCAAGTATACCTTTAACGACAAATACATCCTCAACGGGGTGCTGCGTCGTGATGGTTCTTCGCGCTTTGGTGCAGAAAACCGCTACGGTATCTTCCCGGCAGTATCGGCCGCCTGGCGTGTTTCTTCGGAAGACTTTATGGCGGGCGTTCCTTTCGTAACGGACCTGAAGCTGCGCGGTGGTTACGGGTTGATGGGTAACTCTAACAACGTAGATCCTAACAACCAGTACAGCCTGTTTGCCGCTACGCTGAACTCTTCGTTCTATGACATTACGGGAGGCAACGCAGCGCCGACCGAAGGTTTCTACCGCAGCCGCATCGGCAACCCCGCTGCGAAATGGGAAACGTCCGAGACTTCTAACATCGGGATCGACGGATCGTTCTTTGGCGGTAAGCTCGATGTCGTGTTCGACTTGTGGAGAAAAGATACCCGCGATCTGCTGTACTCTCTGAGAACGCCGTCCGTGATCGGTCCTGCTGCCAATGACCCGGCGATCAACATCGCCAAAATGCGGAACCAGGGACTTGACATCGAACTGACGACACGCGGAAACTATTCGGCCGACTTCAACTACGAAGTGAAGCTGACCGGTTCATTCCTGCACAACGAGATCATCGCGCTGGCACCTGGCGTAGAATACTTCGATGCCGCTACGCTGCGGAACATCACGCCGGTGCGTAACCAAGTAGGCTACTCGCTCTCTGCGTTCTACGGCTATCAGGTACTGGGCCTTTTCCAGAACCAGGCCGAGATCGACGCTGCGCCTGTACAAGACGGTGTGGTTAGATCACAAGACGCTACCGAAGAGAATCCGGCACAGGGAACAGGTCGTTTCCGCTATGCCGACATCAACGGCGACGGAAAAATTACCGTTGACGACCGCACGTACCTGGGAAGCCCCGTACCGAAGTTCAACGGTGGGATCAACCTCGTGCTGGGTTACAAAGACTTCGAACTGACGGCCTTCCTGCAGACTTTCCTGGGCGTGAAGATTTACAACTTCTCCAAGTGGTACAACAACTTCTATCCGTCCTTTACCGGAACTGCTTACAGCACGGCGGTGAAAGAGTCGTTCACGTTTGAAAACGGAGGCAACACCGTTCCGATTTTCGAAGACGTTTCTAACTTCAGCACCAACACGCAATCGAACTCATTCTACATCGAGAGCGGTAACTACGCACGTCTGACCAACCTGCAGCTGGCGTACAAAGTGCCGAATAGCGTAGTGGGACGGTATGGTTTCGACCGGGCGCGCCTCTACGTGCAAGCCACGAACCTGTTCACCATCACCAACTACTCAGGATTGGATCCGGGTGTAGCCGGTGCGGCCGATACGCAATTGGGTATTGATGTGGGGAACCCGCCGATCACCCGTGGTTACAACATCGGTCTAAACCTTACTTTCTAA
- a CDS encoding RagB/SusD family nutrient uptake outer membrane protein, which translates to MKKIVRKGLPFAVIAAVVLGAIACKDEFLEVPVTGQISESQLTTPAGLEGLLIGVYAQLMGAPDNGGGSAGGEWNGGATNWVWGSIRGGDANKGSNAGDFNSITPIERFEVQVTNSEVQFKWEGSFEGVARANTLLKIMAKADEVSEAQKTRIAAEARFLRGHFYFELRKNFKMVPWVDETMTDEEAKKVPNNTDIWPKIEADFQFAVDNLPETHSQIGRANKWAAMSYLAKAYMYQRKFNEAKQLFDDIIANGTTTDGTPYGLHPDFGDLFSLGGENSAESVFAYQATGGASSTYNSLHEVAMHQPYSTAAGETAGSDCCGFFHPSFDLAASYRTQNGLPLLDGSYRTGTNELVTDQGKASDEAFTPDAGPLDPRLDHTVGRRGIPWLDWGNIHPGKAWIRDQNFAGPYTPKKYALDKTEYGTRDASGWTPGYQATNFMIIRFADVLLMAAEAEVEVGSLEKAREYVNLVRSRAANASAFVKNLEGTADAANYVISTYDLPWTDQTAARNAVRFERKLELALEGHRFYDLVRWGNAAEVLNAYLSYEASKLSNQFGGATFTAPADEYLPIPQTEIDLQGKDDSGGNVLTQNDGY; encoded by the coding sequence ATGAAAAAAATAGTTAGAAAAGGACTTCCTTTCGCTGTGATTGCCGCCGTTGTGCTAGGGGCAATTGCCTGTAAGGATGAGTTTCTGGAAGTGCCGGTAACCGGTCAGATTTCAGAATCTCAGTTGACTACGCCCGCTGGTCTTGAAGGGCTACTGATTGGCGTGTATGCGCAACTCATGGGAGCTCCCGACAACGGAGGGGGTTCTGCAGGGGGTGAATGGAACGGCGGTGCTACCAACTGGGTGTGGGGTAGTATCCGCGGTGGGGATGCCAACAAAGGCTCCAACGCGGGTGACTTCAACTCCATTACGCCTATCGAACGCTTCGAGGTGCAGGTCACCAACAGCGAGGTGCAGTTTAAGTGGGAAGGTTCGTTCGAAGGCGTGGCCCGTGCCAATACGCTGCTGAAAATCATGGCTAAAGCCGACGAAGTATCAGAAGCACAGAAAACACGGATTGCGGCCGAAGCGCGTTTCCTGCGCGGCCACTTCTATTTTGAGTTGCGGAAAAACTTCAAAATGGTGCCTTGGGTCGACGAAACCATGACCGACGAAGAAGCCAAGAAAGTGCCGAACAACACGGACATCTGGCCGAAAATCGAAGCCGACTTTCAGTTTGCCGTCGACAACCTGCCCGAAACCCATTCGCAGATCGGACGCGCCAACAAGTGGGCGGCCATGTCTTACCTGGCAAAGGCGTACATGTATCAGAGAAAATTCAACGAGGCCAAGCAACTGTTCGACGACATCATCGCCAACGGAACGACCACTGATGGCACGCCTTACGGCCTGCACCCTGACTTTGGTGACTTGTTCTCGCTAGGCGGCGAAAACTCGGCGGAATCCGTGTTCGCCTATCAGGCAACGGGCGGAGCGAGTAGCACCTATAACTCTCTGCACGAAGTAGCGATGCACCAGCCGTACAGCACGGCCGCTGGCGAAACCGCCGGTAGCGACTGCTGCGGTTTCTTCCACCCGAGCTTCGACCTGGCCGCTTCGTACCGGACGCAGAATGGATTGCCGCTGTTGGACGGCTCGTACCGGACCGGTACTAACGAGTTGGTGACCGACCAGGGCAAAGCTTCTGACGAAGCGTTTACGCCCGATGCAGGTCCGCTGGATCCTCGCCTCGATCATACAGTCGGCCGTCGGGGTATTCCATGGCTGGATTGGGGGAACATCCACCCCGGAAAAGCGTGGATTCGCGATCAGAACTTTGCTGGTCCCTACACGCCGAAAAAGTATGCGCTGGATAAAACTGAGTATGGCACCCGCGATGCCAGTGGCTGGACGCCCGGCTATCAGGCCACAAACTTCATGATCATCCGCTTTGCTGATGTGCTGCTGATGGCCGCCGAAGCCGAAGTAGAGGTCGGAAGCCTGGAAAAAGCGCGTGAGTATGTGAACCTGGTCCGTAGCCGTGCCGCTAATGCTTCGGCTTTTGTGAAAAACCTGGAAGGTACCGCGGACGCCGCGAACTACGTAATCAGCACCTACGACCTGCCCTGGACAGATCAAACCGCAGCGCGCAATGCCGTACGCTTCGAGCGGAAGCTGGAACTGGCTCTGGAAGGCCATCGCTTCTATGACCTGGTGCGTTGGGGCAATGCCGCCGAGGTGCTGAATGCTTACCTGAGCTATGAAGCCTCGAAGCTTTCGAACCAGTTCGGAGGAGCTACCTTCACGGCGCCTGCAGACGAATACCTGCCCATTCCGCAAACAGAAATTGACCTGCAAGGGAAAGATGACAGCGGAGGCAACGTGCTGACACAAAACGACGGTTATTAA
- a CDS encoding VCBS repeat-containing protein: MRNAMLWGGLLLLWGACSSKEETPTLFRLRTPDHTGIHFANHIQESDSFNILVEEYIYNGGGVGVGDFNRDGLPDVYFTGNHVGNKLYLNQGNLAFDDVTETAGVEGNGQWCSGVAVVDLNQDGWPDLYVASTMQKDPTRRRNLLYINQGLNEQNVPVFKEMAAAYGIADEGFTTNVAFLDYDKDGDLDLYVLNNIITKEVPGNYRVKITDGTAPNNDHFYRNEGVGPDGHPVFTEVSKEAGITIEGYGLGLAISDLNQDGWPDIYVTNDYVSNDFLWINNHDGTFTNRIEEYLHHTAYSAMGNDVVDINNDGQADIIALDMLPENNERKKQMLSANNYTSYLNNERYGFQHQYVRNVLQLNQGQTPEGAPQFSEVGQLAGIYQTDWSWTPLVADFDNDGFRDLIVTNGFPRDVTDHDFAIYRSGPAGKVASNTFLLEKIPSVKIPNYAFHNNGDLTFTDETKAWGLNIPSFSNGAAYADLDNDGDLDFLVNNINDSAFVYENQLYRDEAQGAHFLRFRLDSAGTPSVLGTKIRLHYDGTQQYYEHSPFRGYLSSVEPVAHFGVGDRTTIDSVQIFWPDGRYQLLRDLPTDQVVALQWQEAQPGPVSPQPVGRPLLQPVAVQHGLRYVHEEQDMVDFNIQRTLPHKFTQAGPGLAVGDVNGDGLEDVVIGGSANQPTTLFVQRKDGSFEKRTEGFAPNPKPQEDMGLLLFDADDDGDLDLYAVSGSYEFRTEAEELRDRFYRNDGRGHFTHEPNALPDLRTSGSCVRAADFDDDGDLDLFVGGRVVPYQYPLLPKSYLLRNEGGTFTDATAQVCPALDTLGLINDALWSDFDGDGQLDLLVAGEWMPVTFLRNHQGTFENVTEAAGVANQVGWWNSLAAADFDHDGDLDYVAGNLGLNTHYKASEQYPLSIYAKDFDDNGTVDPLLSCYIKNEQGEMKPYPMATRDDMIGQLLKVRRKYDHFAEFGKATMDDILAGEDLQGALIRHATHFASSYLENQGDGTFRMRSLPNEAQYAPMFGLTTYDVNGDGHPDLVAVGNDYSTEVFTGRYDASVGAVLLGDGKGHFSAMPMTQSGFFVNGDAKALAKVYAGTQPLLLVTQNQDSLDVYSLPTSEERVRVLVPEPLDIRAEIEYQDGRKERRELYYGQSYLAQSSRRLEVGPDVVSVTFFRPSGESHRITADMWAQR; encoded by the coding sequence ATGAGAAACGCCATGCTTTGGGGCGGCCTGCTCCTGCTTTGGGGAGCATGTTCGTCGAAAGAGGAAACCCCCACGCTGTTCCGGCTCCGTACCCCCGACCACACCGGAATCCACTTTGCCAACCACATTCAGGAGAGTGACTCGTTCAACATTCTCGTCGAGGAATACATCTACAACGGCGGCGGCGTCGGCGTGGGTGATTTCAACCGCGACGGCCTGCCCGATGTGTACTTTACGGGGAACCACGTCGGTAACAAGTTGTACCTGAACCAGGGAAACTTGGCGTTTGACGACGTCACCGAAACGGCCGGTGTAGAAGGGAACGGGCAGTGGTGCTCGGGCGTGGCCGTGGTGGACCTCAACCAGGATGGATGGCCGGACCTGTACGTGGCTTCTACCATGCAGAAAGATCCGACCCGTCGGCGCAATCTGCTGTACATCAACCAGGGGTTGAACGAACAGAATGTACCGGTTTTCAAGGAGATGGCTGCCGCCTACGGCATTGCCGACGAGGGTTTCACGACCAACGTGGCGTTCCTGGATTACGACAAGGACGGCGATCTGGACCTGTACGTGCTTAACAACATCATTACGAAAGAGGTCCCCGGCAATTACCGCGTTAAGATTACCGACGGCACCGCCCCCAACAACGATCATTTCTACCGGAACGAAGGCGTAGGGCCCGACGGCCATCCCGTCTTCACCGAAGTTTCGAAAGAGGCGGGCATTACCATCGAGGGCTATGGCCTTGGATTGGCGATCAGTGACCTGAACCAGGACGGCTGGCCCGACATCTACGTCACCAACGACTACGTTTCCAACGATTTTCTGTGGATCAACAACCACGACGGCACATTTACGAACCGTATCGAAGAGTACCTGCACCATACGGCCTATTCGGCCATGGGCAACGACGTGGTAGACATCAACAACGATGGCCAGGCCGATATCATCGCGCTCGACATGCTGCCTGAGAACAACGAGCGCAAGAAACAGATGCTTAGCGCCAACAACTATACCTCGTACCTGAACAACGAGCGCTACGGGTTTCAGCATCAGTACGTGCGCAACGTGTTGCAGTTGAATCAGGGACAAACCCCGGAGGGCGCGCCGCAGTTCAGCGAAGTAGGACAACTGGCGGGCATCTACCAGACCGACTGGAGCTGGACCCCGCTGGTGGCGGACTTCGACAACGACGGATTTCGGGACCTGATCGTAACAAATGGCTTTCCGCGTGACGTGACCGACCACGATTTTGCGATCTACCGCAGTGGGCCAGCGGGTAAGGTGGCCAGCAATACTTTTCTGCTGGAGAAAATTCCGTCGGTCAAAATCCCGAATTACGCGTTTCATAACAACGGCGATCTGACGTTCACGGACGAAACCAAGGCCTGGGGACTTAACATTCCGTCGTTCTCGAACGGGGCGGCTTATGCCGATCTGGACAACGACGGCGACCTCGATTTTCTGGTCAACAACATCAACGACAGTGCCTTCGTCTACGAAAACCAACTGTACCGGGACGAAGCGCAGGGCGCGCACTTCCTTCGGTTCCGCCTGGATAGTGCCGGCACCCCATCGGTGCTGGGCACCAAAATCAGGCTGCACTACGACGGCACCCAGCAGTACTACGAACACTCGCCCTTCCGGGGCTATCTTTCGTCGGTGGAGCCGGTGGCCCACTTTGGCGTCGGCGACCGTACCACCATCGATTCTGTACAAATTTTCTGGCCCGACGGGCGTTACCAGCTGCTGCGCGATCTGCCGACCGATCAGGTCGTGGCGTTGCAGTGGCAGGAGGCACAACCGGGGCCGGTATCGCCTCAGCCGGTCGGTCGGCCGTTGCTACAACCGGTGGCGGTGCAGCATGGCTTGCGTTACGTGCACGAGGAGCAGGACATGGTTGATTTCAACATTCAGCGCACGCTTCCGCACAAATTTACCCAGGCGGGGCCCGGCCTGGCGGTGGGTGACGTAAATGGCGATGGACTGGAGGATGTGGTGATTGGCGGCTCGGCCAATCAGCCTACTACGCTGTTCGTGCAACGGAAAGATGGCTCGTTCGAAAAACGTACCGAGGGCTTCGCCCCGAATCCCAAACCTCAGGAAGACATGGGGCTGTTGCTGTTTGATGCCGACGACGACGGCGATCTGGACCTTTATGCCGTGAGCGGCAGTTACGAGTTCCGGACCGAAGCGGAAGAGTTGCGGGACCGTTTCTACCGGAACGACGGGCGCGGCCACTTTACGCACGAGCCGAACGCGTTGCCCGATTTGCGCACGAGTGGCTCGTGTGTGCGGGCGGCCGATTTCGACGACGACGGCGATTTGGATTTGTTCGTGGGCGGGCGCGTGGTGCCTTACCAGTATCCGCTGTTGCCCAAGAGTTACCTGCTGCGTAACGAGGGCGGCACCTTTACCGACGCTACGGCCCAGGTGTGCCCGGCGCTCGACACGCTCGGGCTGATCAACGACGCGCTTTGGTCCGACTTTGACGGCGACGGACAACTGGACCTGCTGGTGGCGGGGGAGTGGATGCCCGTGACGTTTCTGCGCAACCACCAGGGCACGTTCGAAAACGTGACCGAAGCGGCGGGTGTCGCCAACCAGGTCGGATGGTGGAACTCGCTGGCCGCAGCTGATTTCGATCACGATGGCGACCTGGACTATGTGGCCGGCAACCTGGGGCTCAACACCCACTACAAAGCCAGTGAACAATACCCGCTGAGCATCTACGCCAAAGACTTCGACGACAACGGCACGGTCGATCCGCTGCTGTCGTGCTACATCAAAAACGAACAGGGGGAGATGAAGCCTTACCCGATGGCGACGCGCGACGACATGATCGGGCAGCTGTTGAAAGTCCGGCGGAAGTACGACCACTTCGCGGAATTCGGGAAGGCAACCATGGACGACATCCTGGCCGGCGAAGATCTGCAAGGCGCACTGATCCGCCACGCCACCCACTTTGCCAGCAGCTACCTGGAGAATCAGGGCGATGGCACCTTCCGCATGCGGTCCCTGCCGAACGAAGCGCAGTACGCGCCGATGTTCGGGCTGACGACCTACGACGTAAACGGCGACGGGCATCCCGATCTGGTGGCGGTCGGAAACGACTACAGCACGGAAGTATTCACCGGGCGGTACGACGCTTCCGTCGGCGCGGTTCTGCTGGGCGATGGCAAAGGACATTTCAGCGCCATGCCCATGACGCAGAGCGGCTTCTTCGTCAACGGCGATGCCAAAGCACTGGCGAAAGTCTATGCCGGAACCCAGCCGCTGCTGTTGGTCACCCAGAACCAGGACAGCCTGGACGTGTATTCGCTGCCCACGTCGGAAGAGCGCGTGCGGGTGCTTGTGCCGGAGCCGCTGGACATCCGCGCCGAAATCGAATACCAAGACGGCCGAAAGGAGCGACGAGAGCTTTATTATGGTCAGTCGTATCTGGCCCAGTCCAGCCGTCGCCTGGAAGTCGGCCCCGACGTCGTGAGCGTGACGTTCTTCCGGCCTTCGGGCGAGTCGCACCGCATTACGGCCGATATGTGGGCGCAGCGATAA